GCCCTTGTGGACACCTTGCTCGACGCCCAGCGCTTCGATGAAAAGATGACACGAGAATACCTGAAGTTGCTCGCTACGGAGAACGCGCGACTCAGCCGTTTGATCGACAACTTTCTAACTTTCTCGCGCCTGGAGCGGAACAAATTCACCTTTGAGTTCACCCGCGTCCGTCCGCAGCAGATCGTGGAAGGCGCAGTGACTGCTCTGGGAGAACGGGCCCAGGCGCCAGGCTGCATGTTGGAATCACATACCGCCGTGGATCTGCCCTCGATTCGCGGAGATGTTGATGCGCTGGTAACGGCGTTGCTTAACTTACTGGACAATGCCTGGAAGTATTCCGGCGACGAAAAACACATCGTCCTGCGAACCGAGGCGCGCAATGGCAGCGTCTGCTTCGCCGTCGAGGACAATGGCATCGGTTTGACGCCGCGCGAAAGCAAGCGGGTGTTTCACCGCTTTTATCAAACGGACCAGGGACTTTCGCGATCTGTCGGTGGCTGCGGGCTCGGCCTTAGCATCGTCCAATCGATCGTTGAGGCACACCACGGCTCCGTGCGCGTCGAAAGCGAACCCGGGCGCGGGAGCACGTTCACCATCGAAATCCCCGCCATAGCGGACGGGGCGTCATGATTCCGGCGAAGATCCTGATCATCGAAGATGACCCAACGATCCTGCGGGTGGTAAAGGACAACTTTATCACACGAGGTTATGACGTGCGGATTGCGCGCAACGGCGAAGAAGGACTGGACGCCGCGTTGAATGGCCGGACCGATTTGATCGTCCTTGACATCATGCTACCGAAGATCAATGGGTTTGAAATCTGCCGGGCTGTTCGCGCCGAGAAACTCGATATGCCGATCCTCATGCTGACGGCCAAGGGGCAGGAAGAGGACATTGTGCGCGGCCTGGATCTCGGAGCGGACGATTACATTACCAAGCCGTTCAGCATCCGTGAACTGGTGGCACGCGCACAGGCATTTCTTCGGCGGCAGCAGGCAGGCGCGACGGTCAGCTACAAGTTCGGTCGGTGCCATCTCGACACCTCCTCCCACCGATTGCTCAAAGACGGGGTTGAAGTACCTCTGACCAACAAGGAGTATTGCCTCCTCGAACACTTCCTCCAGCACCCCGGGCGCGCGTTCACCCGGGACAGCATCATGAACGCGGTCTGGGGTAATACCGTCATGGTTACCTCGCGCAGCGTGGATCGTTGCGTCACCACGCTGCGGGCCAAGATCGAACCCGACTCGCGCCTTCCGACGTTCATCCACACCATCCGCGAAATCGGCTATCGCTTTGAAAACGAGTCCAAAGCGAAGGGGTAAGGGCCTCAATCACGTGCTTGAAAAAGACAGTTGCATTGATGGGAGAAAAGCCTTAGAAGAATGGGCCATTCGCGCCGCGTGTACGGTTCGGGCCAAAGCCGACGATAGCGTAGGGGCGTTTGTATAAACAATTGTGAGCCAAGTCATTCAACCAAGCTAACCCGCTGAGGGCCAACAGGAGGTCGGAGCAATTCAACAATTTGTTCGTGTTAATCAGAAGATTCGCGCGCGAGAAGTGCGGGTAATCGACTCAGACGGAAAGCAACTCGGGGTTCTGCCCACCAGCCAGGCGCTGGCGGCAGCCATGCAGCGGGGATATGATTTGGTGGAGGTCGCGCCGAACGCGACGCCGCCAGTCTGTCGCATCGTCGATTTCGGTAAGTATAAGTACGAGCAGGAGAAGCGGGATCGCGAAGCGCGCAAACACCATCACGCGACCAAGCTGAAGGAAATCAAGATTCGGTTGAACATCGATCCGCACGATTACGAGACGAAGCTCAATCACATGCGGGATTTTCTCGGTGACGGGATGAAG
This is a stretch of genomic DNA from Verrucomicrobiia bacterium. It encodes these proteins:
- a CDS encoding response regulator transcription factor, producing MIPAKILIIEDDPTILRVVKDNFITRGYDVRIARNGEEGLDAALNGRTDLIVLDIMLPKINGFEICRAVRAEKLDMPILMLTAKGQEEDIVRGLDLGADDYITKPFSIRELVARAQAFLRRQQAGATVSYKFGRCHLDTSSHRLLKDGVEVPLTNKEYCLLEHFLQHPGRAFTRDSIMNAVWGNTVMVTSRSVDRCVTTLRAKIEPDSRLPTFIHTIREIGYRFENESKAKG
- the infC gene encoding translation initiation factor IF-3 is translated as MQQFVRVNQKIRAREVRVIDSDGKQLGVLPTSQALAAAMQRGYDLVEVAPNATPPVCRIVDFGKYKYEQEKRDREARKHHHATKLKEIKIRLNIDPHDYETKLNHMRDFLGDGMKVKVTMMLRGRENAHPEYGNKLMQKIIEDLQNCSRPEVMPKLMGRSITMMVSPVRGVKKTDGPKPKEEDEA